A stretch of Acidovorax sp. RAC01 DNA encodes these proteins:
- the gap gene encoding type I glyceraldehyde-3-phosphate dehydrogenase — translation MTIKIGINGFGRIGRNVLRSAIQNFSDIEVVGINDLLEPEYLAYMLQYDSVHGRFKGEVSVEGNTLVVNGKKIRLTQERDPANLKWNEVGADVVIESTGLFLDKVTAQKHIDAGAKKVILSAPSKDDTPMFVFGVNHDTYAGQAIVSNASCTTNCLAPVAKVLNDKWGIKRGLMTTVHAATATQKTVDGPSNKDWRGGRGILENIIPSSTGAAKAVGVVIPALNKKLTGMSFRVPTSDVSVVDLTVELEKAATYEEIKAEMKAQSEGALKGVLGYTEDKVVATDFRGDTRTSIFDADAGIALDGTFVKIVSWYDNEWGYSNKCLEMVRVVAK, via the coding sequence ATGACGATCAAGATTGGTATCAACGGCTTTGGCCGCATCGGCCGTAACGTGCTGCGCTCGGCCATCCAGAACTTCAGCGACATCGAAGTCGTTGGCATCAACGACCTGCTGGAGCCAGAATACCTGGCGTACATGCTGCAGTACGACTCGGTGCATGGCCGCTTCAAGGGCGAAGTCTCGGTGGAAGGCAACACGCTGGTCGTCAATGGCAAGAAGATCCGCCTGACGCAGGAGCGCGACCCTGCCAACCTCAAGTGGAACGAAGTCGGCGCCGACGTGGTGATCGAATCCACCGGTCTGTTCCTGGACAAGGTCACCGCGCAAAAGCACATTGATGCCGGCGCGAAGAAGGTCATCCTGTCGGCCCCCTCCAAGGACGACACCCCCATGTTCGTCTTCGGCGTGAACCACGACACCTACGCTGGCCAGGCCATCGTGTCCAACGCCTCGTGCACCACCAACTGCCTGGCCCCTGTGGCCAAGGTGCTCAACGACAAGTGGGGCATCAAGCGTGGCCTGATGACCACCGTGCACGCAGCCACTGCCACGCAAAAGACCGTGGACGGCCCGTCCAACAAGGACTGGCGCGGCGGCCGCGGCATTCTGGAAAACATCATTCCTTCGAGCACCGGCGCTGCCAAGGCCGTGGGCGTGGTGATTCCTGCGCTGAACAAGAAGCTGACCGGCATGTCGTTCCGTGTGCCCACGTCTGACGTGTCGGTGGTGGACCTGACGGTGGAGCTGGAAAAGGCTGCCACCTACGAAGAAATCAAGGCCGAAATGAAGGCCCAGTCCGAAGGCGCGCTCAAGGGCGTGCTGGGCTACACCGAAGACAAGGTGGTGGCCACCGACTTCCGTGGCGACACCCGCACGTCCATCTTTGACGCCGACGCCGGCATCGCACTGGACGGCACCTTCGTGAAGATCGTGAGCTGGTACGACAACGAATGGGGCTATTCGAACAAGTGCCTGGAAATGGTGCGCGTCGTCGCCAAGTGA
- a CDS encoding OmpA family protein: MKTLIQRTTTLCTSLLAAGLLVACASTVPPATLESARTAVSTAAGDPAVNQYAQLELKEATEALARADQAWSKDRDNAETSHLAYLARQRAEVATNAARARQLDATIQQAGSEADRIRLQARTQEADAARLRADAQARNAQLAQQQALSAEQRAAQQQAEAAAAQDRVRMLEAQLRDMEAQQTERGLLVTLGDVLFAFNKAELSAQATPRLDKLANFLKQFPDRKLLIEGYTDSVGGDSYNQELSERRAQAVRDALVQRGVDTGRITVRGYGKAHPVADNTSPEGRAMNRRVEIVIADDRGNLRGR, encoded by the coding sequence ATGAAGACGTTGATCCAACGCACCACCACCCTGTGCACCAGCCTCCTGGCCGCCGGCCTGCTGGTCGCCTGCGCCAGCACCGTGCCACCGGCCACACTCGAATCCGCACGCACGGCAGTCAGCACTGCCGCGGGCGACCCGGCCGTCAACCAGTACGCCCAACTGGAACTCAAGGAAGCCACCGAGGCCCTGGCCCGCGCGGACCAAGCGTGGTCAAAAGACCGAGACAACGCCGAGACGAGCCACCTGGCCTACCTGGCGCGCCAGCGCGCTGAAGTGGCCACCAATGCCGCCCGCGCACGCCAGCTGGATGCGACGATCCAGCAGGCCGGTAGCGAGGCCGACCGCATTCGCCTGCAGGCACGCACACAAGAGGCGGATGCCGCGCGGCTACGCGCCGACGCGCAGGCTCGCAATGCACAACTGGCCCAGCAGCAGGCCCTGAGCGCCGAACAGCGCGCCGCCCAGCAACAGGCCGAGGCGGCAGCAGCACAAGACCGCGTGCGCATGCTGGAAGCGCAGCTGCGCGACATGGAGGCGCAACAGACCGAACGCGGCCTGCTGGTCACGCTGGGCGATGTGCTGTTTGCCTTCAACAAGGCAGAACTGTCCGCGCAGGCGACGCCGCGCCTGGACAAGCTGGCCAACTTCCTCAAGCAGTTCCCCGACCGCAAGCTGCTGATCGAGGGCTACACCGACAGCGTGGGGGGCGACAGCTACAACCAGGAACTGTCGGAACGCCGCGCACAGGCCGTGCGCGATGCGCTGGTGCAGCGCGGCGTGGACACGGGCCGCATCACCGTCCGCGGCTACGGCAAGGCCCACCCCGTGGCCGACAACACATCACCCGAAGGGCGTGCCATGAACCGCCGCGTGGAAATCGTGATCGCGGACGACCGGGGCAATCTGCGCGGGAGGTAA
- a CDS encoding shikimate dehydrogenase family protein: MICGTTSLIAHIGYPTFTFKSPMIYNPYFEHAGIDSVVVPMGCQAADYPGFLRAVFRLTNIQGALITMPHKVTTVGLLDHASTAVRIAGSCNAVRRDAQGQLHGDLFDGEGFVRGVRRKGHLLAGARALVVGAGGVGSAIAASLAGAGVAQLKLFDVNAESAQGLAQRLREHYPALDVRTGDRDPAGMDLVVNATPMGMHEGDPLPLDVDRLAPGTFVGEVVMRAEMTAFLQAAQQRGCPIQVGSDMLYEQIPAYLEYFGLPVTTPEQLRALAASRA; this comes from the coding sequence ATGATCTGCGGAACCACCTCGCTCATTGCGCACATCGGCTACCCGACGTTTACGTTCAAGTCTCCGATGATCTACAACCCCTATTTCGAGCACGCCGGCATCGACTCGGTCGTCGTGCCCATGGGGTGCCAGGCCGCAGACTACCCCGGCTTCCTGCGTGCGGTGTTTCGCCTGACCAACATCCAGGGCGCCCTGATCACCATGCCGCACAAGGTGACCACGGTGGGGCTGCTCGACCATGCCAGCACCGCCGTCCGCATTGCGGGCTCGTGCAACGCAGTGCGCCGCGATGCGCAGGGCCAGCTGCATGGCGACCTGTTCGATGGCGAAGGCTTTGTGCGCGGCGTGCGCCGCAAGGGGCACCTGCTGGCGGGAGCCCGCGCGCTGGTGGTGGGCGCCGGCGGAGTGGGCTCGGCCATTGCTGCCTCTCTGGCTGGCGCCGGCGTGGCGCAGCTCAAGCTGTTTGACGTGAACGCCGAATCCGCCCAGGGCCTGGCGCAGCGCCTGCGCGAGCACTACCCGGCGCTGGACGTGCGCACCGGCGACCGCGACCCGGCGGGCATGGACCTGGTGGTCAACGCCACGCCGATGGGCATGCACGAGGGCGACCCGCTGCCGCTGGATGTGGACCGGCTGGCGCCGGGCACCTTCGTGGGCGAGGTCGTGATGCGCGCCGAGATGACGGCGTTCCTTCAGGCGGCGCAACAGCGCGGCTGCCCCATCCAGGTCGGCTCGGACATGCTGTACGAGCAGATCCCGGCCTACCTCGAATACTTCGGCCTTCCCGTCACCACGCCCGAACAGCTGCGCGCGCTGGCGGCATCTAGGGCCTGA
- a CDS encoding 4-hydroxyphenylpyruvate dioxygenase → MILPHRENIPDLPNRLGIDGIEFVEYATTRPQALGQVLERMGFCPVARHRSREVTLYRQGPMNLVVNAHPEDARVSATVDGQPVISAVALRVRDALQAHQRCIEMGAWPVATHAQAMELHIPAIHGPGASRFYFVDRWQEFSIFDIDFTPIPTVEQHPPALAGMGYFGVVQYIGCDRAPDWIAYFEQMFDFQLLPDDERFGILPKGCLMRSPCGGFLWQLVEPNPALEPPLDAPECLQRLGLGTPDVGTAVAALRARGVEFVESSQLHPEDRGALTRSTLGSVAFELVHRDA, encoded by the coding sequence ATGATCCTGCCCCACCGGGAAAATATCCCCGACCTGCCCAACCGCCTGGGCATCGATGGCATCGAGTTCGTCGAATACGCCACCACCCGGCCGCAGGCCCTCGGGCAGGTGCTGGAGCGCATGGGCTTTTGCCCGGTGGCCAGGCACCGCTCACGCGAGGTGACGCTGTACCGCCAGGGACCGATGAACCTGGTGGTCAATGCGCATCCCGAAGACGCCCGCGTGAGTGCCACCGTGGACGGCCAGCCCGTGATCTCGGCCGTGGCACTGCGCGTGCGCGACGCGCTGCAGGCCCACCAGCGCTGTATCGAGATGGGCGCCTGGCCCGTGGCCACGCACGCGCAAGCCATGGAGCTGCACATTCCGGCCATCCATGGCCCCGGTGCCAGCCGCTTCTATTTTGTGGACCGCTGGCAGGAGTTTTCGATCTTCGATATCGACTTCACGCCGATTCCCACGGTGGAGCAGCATCCCCCGGCCCTTGCCGGCATGGGCTACTTTGGCGTGGTGCAGTACATCGGCTGCGACCGCGCGCCCGACTGGATCGCGTACTTCGAGCAGATGTTCGACTTCCAGCTTCTGCCAGACGACGAACGCTTTGGCATCCTGCCCAAGGGGTGCCTCATGCGCAGCCCCTGTGGTGGCTTTCTGTGGCAGCTGGTCGAGCCCAACCCCGCGCTGGAGCCGCCTCTCGACGCACCCGAATGCCTGCAGCGTCTGGGGCTGGGCACACCCGATGTCGGTACGGCGGTGGCGGCACTGCGGGCGCGCGGCGTGGAGTTCGTAGAGTCGAGCCAACTGCACCCGGAAGACCGGGGGGCGCTTACCCGAAGCACCCTGGGCAGCGTTGCGTTTGAACTGGTGCACCGCGATGCCTGA
- a CDS encoding mechanosensitive ion channel family protein — MQQPLFITWIQETTFAGVPLWSLLVALTAAAVTYMAILTALHLLTGRAKSWATNSGSAAATTMVDVLEGTSRLLMLLVAVLVGLGFLELPRRWESRVAQLWFVAVALQMGLWGMRAIGIGVQRYVTRHSSSGMTQVSASATLLSWGLRTLLWSVVALAVLSNLGVNITAFVASLGVGGIAVALAVQSILADLFASLSIAVDKPFEVGDFVVVGSVAGTVQMIGLKTTRIRSLQGEEVVMSNTDILKQTISNYRPMQEQRIVFTFGVAYGTPVDKVEAIPGVVRQLVEAQAALRFDRAHFKGFGDSSLDFEVVYIVKDPGFNVYMDLQQTINLGLMRELAAMGVEFAFPTRTIHIATVPTGQPRTSPGATPGAADAAAGPLAALSAQA; from the coding sequence ATGCAGCAGCCTTTGTTCATCACCTGGATTCAGGAAACCACCTTTGCCGGCGTACCCCTGTGGAGCCTGCTGGTCGCGCTGACTGCGGCTGCGGTCACGTACATGGCCATCCTCACCGCGCTGCACCTGCTCACGGGCCGCGCGAAGAGCTGGGCCACGAATTCGGGCAGCGCCGCTGCCACCACGATGGTCGATGTGCTCGAAGGCACGAGCCGGCTGCTGATGCTGCTGGTGGCCGTGCTGGTGGGCCTGGGTTTCCTCGAGCTGCCTCGGCGCTGGGAGAGCCGGGTAGCGCAGCTGTGGTTTGTGGCGGTGGCGCTGCAGATGGGTCTGTGGGGCATGCGGGCCATCGGCATTGGCGTGCAGCGCTATGTCACGCGGCACAGCTCCAGCGGCATGACGCAGGTGAGTGCTTCGGCCACGCTGCTGTCGTGGGGGTTGCGCACGCTGCTGTGGAGCGTCGTGGCGCTGGCGGTGCTGTCCAATCTGGGCGTCAACATCACCGCATTTGTGGCCAGCCTGGGGGTGGGTGGCATTGCGGTGGCGCTGGCCGTGCAAAGCATCCTGGCGGATCTGTTCGCATCGCTCTCGATCGCTGTGGACAAGCCTTTTGAAGTGGGCGACTTCGTGGTGGTGGGCAGCGTGGCCGGCACCGTGCAGATGATTGGCCTGAAGACCACGCGCATCCGCAGCCTGCAGGGCGAGGAGGTGGTGATGTCCAACACCGACATCCTCAAGCAAACGATCAGCAACTACCGGCCCATGCAGGAGCAGCGCATTGTCTTCACCTTCGGCGTGGCGTATGGCACGCCGGTGGACAAGGTCGAGGCGATCCCGGGCGTGGTCAGGCAATTGGTCGAGGCGCAGGCGGCGCTGCGGTTTGACCGCGCGCATTTCAAGGGGTTTGGCGACAGCTCGCTGGACTTCGAGGTGGTCTACATCGTCAAGGACCCGGGCTTCAACGTGTACATGGACCTGCAGCAGACCATCAACCTCGGGCTGATGCGCGAGTTGGCGGCAATGGGTGTGGAGTTCGCGTTCCCCACCCGTACGATCCACATCGCCACGGTGCCTACAGGCCAGCCCCGGACGTCACCGGGCGCTACGCCGGGTGCAGCCGATGCCGCCGCAGGGCCGCTCGCGGCCCTGAGCGCGCAGGCCTGA
- a CDS encoding DUF4398 domain-containing protein: MPSHATIRTSAAALALAALAACSSTPPPTEQMAVTRTTVNRVAAAPAVATGAPVELQMARDKFMQAERAMATEDYVTARRLAAEAEVDARVAETRADATRNAANLAQVQESIRALQEEINRRSPR, encoded by the coding sequence ATGCCCTCACATGCAACCATCCGAACTTCCGCTGCGGCGCTTGCGCTGGCCGCGCTGGCCGCGTGCTCATCCACACCGCCGCCCACCGAGCAGATGGCCGTCACACGCACCACCGTCAACCGCGTTGCCGCGGCCCCCGCAGTGGCTACCGGCGCGCCCGTGGAGCTGCAGATGGCGCGGGACAAGTTCATGCAGGCTGAGCGCGCCATGGCCACCGAAGACTATGTGACCGCGCGCCGCCTTGCCGCAGAGGCCGAAGTGGATGCCCGCGTGGCAGAGACACGTGCCGACGCCACGCGCAACGCCGCCAACCTGGCACAGGTGCAAGAAAGCATCCGCGCGCTGCAGGAAGAAATCAACCGGCGCTCCCCGCGCTGA
- a CDS encoding TRAP transporter substrate-binding protein, translating to MKRLFLKTLVAALALAAAGIATAQDIRERSFKLALQNPKGHPLASGAEKFAEIVAARSGGKLKVNVFPGGTLGGDAANVSALQGGTIEFVVLNSGILAAQVKDFVVYDFPFMFANAREADAVVDGPLGQKLHAKLQDKGIVGLAYWELGFRQLTNGRRAVNKVEDIAGLKLRVIPNPINIDWVKALDANPTPLAFPELYAALEQKAVDGQENPVSVIQANKFNEVQKFITLTNHQYNPQSVIFSKKVWDGLNPAERKVLQDAALEAGKFQRQLTRDQAGGSLEELRKAGMQVSEFSPAETAKLRDRMKPVIEKHGAAVADTVKELQAELDKLRK from the coding sequence ATGAAACGCCTGTTCCTCAAGACCCTGGTGGCCGCCCTGGCCTTGGCCGCTGCCGGTATCGCCACCGCGCAGGACATCCGCGAGCGCAGCTTCAAGCTCGCGCTGCAGAACCCCAAGGGGCACCCGCTGGCCAGCGGCGCAGAGAAGTTTGCCGAAATCGTGGCGGCGCGCTCGGGCGGCAAGCTCAAGGTCAATGTGTTCCCCGGTGGCACGCTGGGCGGCGATGCCGCCAACGTGAGCGCACTGCAGGGCGGCACGATCGAATTCGTGGTCTTGAACTCCGGCATTCTGGCCGCGCAGGTCAAGGACTTCGTGGTGTACGACTTCCCGTTCATGTTCGCCAACGCCCGCGAGGCCGATGCCGTGGTGGACGGGCCGCTGGGGCAAAAGCTGCATGCCAAGCTGCAGGACAAGGGCATCGTGGGCCTGGCGTACTGGGAGCTGGGCTTTCGCCAGCTGACCAATGGCCGCCGCGCGGTGAACAAGGTCGAGGACATCGCAGGCCTGAAGCTGCGCGTCATTCCCAACCCCATCAACATCGACTGGGTGAAGGCACTGGACGCCAACCCCACGCCGCTGGCTTTCCCCGAGCTCTACGCTGCGCTGGAGCAAAAGGCAGTGGACGGTCAGGAGAACCCGGTCAGCGTGATCCAGGCCAACAAGTTCAACGAGGTGCAGAAGTTCATCACGCTGACCAACCACCAGTACAACCCGCAGTCCGTCATCTTCAGCAAGAAGGTGTGGGATGGCCTGAACCCTGCCGAGCGCAAGGTGCTGCAGGACGCTGCCCTGGAGGCCGGCAAATTCCAGCGCCAGCTCACCCGTGACCAGGCCGGTGGCAGCCTGGAAGAACTGCGCAAGGCGGGCATGCAGGTGTCGGAGTTCTCGCCGGCAGAAACCGCCAAGCTGCGTGACCGCATGAAGCCCGTGATCGAAAAGCACGGCGCCGCGGTGGCAGACACCGTCAAGGAACTGCAGGCCGAGCTGGACAAGCTGCGCAAGTAA
- a CDS encoding aldo/keto reductase has translation MKTRSLGPFSVSAIGLGCMNLSHAYGTPVSPEQGERVLLAALDAGVTLFDTATLYGFGANETLVGRVMKPHRSRFTLASKCGMQGVDVNGDGKLVRVIDGRPATLRQTCEDSLRRLQTDVIDLYYLHRWDKSVPIEDSVGALADLVRAGKIRCIGLSEVSAATLRRAHAVHPIAALQTEYSLWTRNPEIAVLKACRELGVAFVAFSPVGRGFLCGGRIDVDALDAKDIRRSMPRFAPEAYAANLRLLDGYRALAREAGCSPAQLALAWLLHRGEDIIPIPGTTSVEHLHDDLGAVNVQLSAALMARVEALINERTVVGNRYNAQGSSEVDTEAFEERAA, from the coding sequence ATGAAAACACGATCGCTTGGCCCTTTTTCCGTTTCAGCCATTGGCCTGGGCTGCATGAACCTCTCGCACGCCTACGGCACGCCGGTGTCGCCCGAGCAGGGCGAGCGGGTGCTGCTGGCCGCGCTGGACGCGGGAGTGACGCTGTTCGACACCGCCACGCTGTACGGCTTTGGCGCCAACGAAACCCTGGTGGGCCGGGTGATGAAGCCGCACCGCAGCCGCTTCACCCTGGCCAGCAAGTGCGGCATGCAGGGCGTGGATGTGAATGGCGACGGCAAGCTGGTGCGCGTGATTGACGGCCGCCCCGCCACGCTGCGCCAGACCTGCGAAGACAGCCTGCGCCGCCTGCAGACCGATGTGATCGACCTGTACTACCTGCACCGCTGGGACAAGAGCGTACCCATTGAAGACAGCGTGGGCGCGTTGGCCGATCTGGTACGTGCGGGCAAGATCCGCTGCATCGGCCTGTCGGAAGTGTCGGCGGCCACGCTGCGCCGCGCGCATGCGGTACACCCCATTGCGGCCTTGCAGACCGAATACTCGCTGTGGACGCGCAACCCCGAGATAGCGGTGCTCAAGGCCTGCCGCGAACTGGGCGTGGCCTTTGTGGCGTTCAGCCCGGTGGGCCGGGGTTTCCTGTGCGGCGGGCGCATCGATGTGGACGCGCTGGACGCCAAGGACATCCGCCGCAGCATGCCACGCTTTGCGCCCGAGGCCTACGCTGCCAACCTGCGCCTGCTGGACGGCTACCGGGCCCTTGCGCGTGAGGCGGGCTGCAGCCCGGCGCAGCTGGCGCTCGCTTGGCTGCTGCACCGGGGGGAGGACATCATTCCCATCCCCGGAACGACGAGCGTGGAGCACCTCCACGACGACCTGGGTGCCGTCAATGTGCAGCTCAGCGCTGCACTGATGGCCCGCGTCGAAGCGCTGATCAACGAGCGTACGGTGGTGGGCAACCGCTACAACGCGCAGGGATCCAGCGAAGTGGATACCGAAGCGTTTGAAGAACGCGCAGCGTAG
- the tkt gene encoding transketolase, with protein sequence MANTQQSQQMANAIRALAMDAVQQANSGHPGAPMGMADMAVGLWARHLKHNPTNPQWFDRDRFVLSNGHGSMLLYALLHLTGYDLPIGELKNFRQLHSKTPGHPEVGYTAGVETTTGPLGQGITNAVGFALAEKLLAAEFNREGHAVVDHNTFVFLGDGCLMEGISQEAISLAGAWKLNKLIALYDDNGISIDGQVQPWFADNTALRFVSAGWNVIGPIDGHDADKVADAVAEAKKQNERPSLIICKTHIGKGSPNRANTSKAHGEPLGAEEIALTREALGWTSEPFAIPEDVYAGWDAKAAGQSAEAAWNERFAAYTAAFPELASELTRRMKGDLPANFAQVAVDTVVAAHTKGETVASRKASQIALEAFTAALPELLGGSADLTGSNLTNTKSTPNLRFDMQGNVVKTDAANGDKVGGRHINYGVREFGMAAIMNGVALHGGFIPYGGTFLTFSDYSRNAIRMAALMKQRVIHVFTHDSIGLGEDGPTHQSVEHVASLRLIPNLDVWRPADTVETAVAWSVALSNKDKPTVLALSRQNLPYAPKRDLGDISRGAYVLSDPADVGLKKKPVGVIIATGSEVQLALKAQRMLADRKIPVRVVSMPSTTTFDREDAKYKASVLPAGVPRVAVEMGVTDGWWKYGCAAVVGIDSYGESAPAPVLFKHFGFTEENVVDTVLVAIGAARRKPAKKAR encoded by the coding sequence ATGGCCAACACCCAGCAATCCCAACAAATGGCCAATGCGATCCGCGCATTGGCCATGGACGCCGTTCAACAAGCCAATTCCGGCCACCCCGGCGCCCCCATGGGCATGGCCGACATGGCCGTGGGCCTGTGGGCTCGCCACCTCAAGCACAACCCTACCAACCCCCAGTGGTTTGACCGCGACCGTTTCGTGCTGAGCAACGGCCATGGCTCGATGCTGCTGTACGCGCTGCTGCACCTCACCGGTTACGACCTGCCGATCGGCGAGTTGAAGAACTTCCGCCAGCTGCACAGCAAGACCCCGGGCCACCCTGAAGTGGGCTACACCGCTGGCGTGGAAACCACCACCGGCCCGCTGGGCCAGGGCATCACCAATGCCGTGGGCTTTGCGTTGGCTGAAAAGCTGCTGGCCGCCGAGTTCAACCGCGAAGGCCACGCCGTGGTCGACCACAACACCTTCGTGTTCCTGGGCGACGGCTGCCTGATGGAGGGCATCAGCCAGGAGGCGATTTCGCTGGCCGGCGCCTGGAAGCTGAACAAGCTGATTGCCCTGTACGACGACAACGGCATCTCCATCGACGGCCAGGTTCAGCCCTGGTTTGCCGACAACACCGCGCTGCGTTTCGTGTCCGCCGGCTGGAACGTGATCGGCCCCATCGACGGCCACGACGCCGACAAGGTGGCCGATGCCGTGGCCGAAGCCAAGAAGCAGAACGAGCGCCCATCGCTCATCATCTGCAAGACGCACATCGGCAAGGGCAGCCCCAACCGCGCCAACACCTCCAAGGCCCACGGCGAGCCCCTGGGCGCTGAAGAAATCGCCCTCACCCGCGAAGCGCTGGGCTGGACGAGCGAGCCCTTTGCCATCCCCGAAGACGTGTACGCCGGCTGGGACGCCAAGGCGGCCGGCCAGAGCGCCGAAGCTGCCTGGAACGAGCGATTTGCCGCCTACACCGCCGCCTTCCCCGAGCTGGCATCCGAACTGACGCGCCGCATGAAGGGCGATTTGCCCGCCAACTTCGCGCAAGTGGCCGTGGACACCGTGGTGGCCGCCCACACCAAGGGCGAGACCGTGGCCAGCCGCAAGGCCAGCCAGATCGCGCTGGAGGCCTTCACTGCCGCGCTGCCCGAGCTGCTGGGAGGCAGCGCCGACCTGACCGGCTCGAACCTCACCAACACCAAGAGCACGCCCAACCTGCGCTTTGACATGCAGGGCAACGTGGTCAAGACCGATGCCGCCAACGGCGACAAGGTCGGTGGCCGCCACATCAACTACGGCGTGCGCGAATTCGGCATGGCCGCCATCATGAACGGCGTGGCGCTGCACGGCGGCTTCATTCCCTACGGTGGCACGTTCCTCACGTTCAGCGACTACAGCCGCAACGCCATCCGCATGGCCGCGCTCATGAAGCAGCGCGTGATCCACGTGTTCACGCACGACTCCATCGGCCTGGGCGAAGACGGCCCCACCCACCAGTCGGTCGAGCACGTGGCCAGCCTGCGCCTGATCCCGAACCTGGACGTATGGCGCCCCGCCGACACGGTCGAAACCGCTGTGGCCTGGAGCGTGGCGCTGTCCAACAAGGACAAGCCCACCGTGCTGGCCCTGTCGCGCCAGAACCTGCCCTACGCGCCCAAGCGCGACCTGGGCGACATCAGCCGCGGCGCGTATGTACTGAGCGACCCGGCCGATGTGGGCCTCAAGAAGAAGCCCGTGGGCGTGATCATCGCCACCGGCTCGGAAGTGCAGCTGGCCCTGAAGGCGCAGCGCATGCTGGCCGACCGCAAGATCCCCGTGCGCGTGGTCTCCATGCCCAGCACCACCACCTTCGACCGCGAGGATGCCAAGTACAAGGCCAGCGTGCTGCCCGCCGGCGTGCCCCGCGTGGCCGTGGAAATGGGCGTGACCGACGGCTGGTGGAAATACGGCTGCGCCGCCGTGGTGGGCATCGACAGCTACGGCGAATCGGCCCCTGCACCCGTGCTGTTCAAACACTTCGGTTTCACCGAAGAGAACGTGGTCGACACGGTGCTGGTGGCCATTGGCGCCGCACGCCGCAAGCCTGCCAAGAAGGCCCGTTAA
- a CDS encoding sugar phosphate isomerase/epimerase family protein: MPEPMTRAPGPLAGFGMDTITLAGTLEAKLAAMARAGFTQVMLSARDLVGHAGGVEAAAAAVRASGLRPTGFQVLRDFEGLSGHLHGYKVDIAKAMLEMCVATGSRVLLACSSTSRHATDDLDAIARDLRKLAMLAIPLGIRIAYEGLSWGRTVNEFTTSWDVVCRANCPNLGVGLDSFHIFAANTPLDGLEAMDPDRIFLVQLSDFMWHETPTFEERMTTARTFRVFPGEGVHSDQLASLVLRLERLGYRGDYSFEVFNDDYQQLPLDVVAARAQRSALWLHDDVLHRPSPLPLWTRSPSPLQPSAHPLRSTMAP; this comes from the coding sequence ATGCCTGAACCGATGACCCGCGCTCCTGGCCCCCTGGCGGGCTTCGGCATGGACACGATCACGCTGGCTGGCACGCTGGAGGCCAAGCTGGCCGCGATGGCGCGCGCCGGTTTCACCCAGGTGATGCTCAGCGCGCGTGACCTGGTGGGCCATGCAGGCGGCGTGGAGGCCGCAGCGGCGGCCGTGCGCGCCAGTGGCCTGCGGCCCACAGGCTTTCAGGTGCTGCGCGACTTCGAGGGGTTGTCGGGCCACCTGCACGGCTACAAGGTGGACATTGCCAAGGCCATGCTCGAGATGTGCGTGGCCACCGGCAGCCGCGTGCTGCTGGCGTGCTCGTCCACGTCGCGCCACGCCACCGACGACCTGGACGCCATCGCCCGCGACCTCCGCAAGCTGGCCATGCTGGCGATACCGCTGGGCATCCGCATTGCCTACGAAGGGCTCTCGTGGGGGCGCACGGTCAACGAGTTCACCACCAGCTGGGACGTGGTGTGCCGCGCCAATTGCCCCAACCTGGGCGTGGGGCTGGACTCGTTCCACATCTTTGCGGCCAACACTCCGCTGGACGGCCTGGAAGCGATGGATCCCGACCGCATCTTCCTGGTGCAGCTGTCGGACTTCATGTGGCACGAGACACCCACCTTTGAAGAGCGCATGACCACCGCCCGCACCTTCCGCGTCTTTCCCGGCGAGGGCGTGCACAGCGATCAGCTGGCCAGCCTGGTACTGCGGCTGGAGCGCCTTGGCTACCGCGGTGACTACAGTTTCGAAGTCTTCAACGACGACTACCAGCAGCTGCCGCTGGATGTGGTGGCAGCGCGTGCGCAGCGCAGCGCGCTGTGGCTGCACGACGACGTGCTGCACCGGCCTTCGCCCCTGCCGCTGTGGACGCGCTCGCCGTCGCCTCTGCAGCCGTCGGCACATCCGTTGCGCAGCACAATGGCGCCATGA